One window of Kiritimatiellia bacterium genomic DNA carries:
- a CDS encoding dephospho-CoA kinase, with translation MSDRFGNKGFARAGKPPRKTSAPQVIGLTGGLACGKSEVGRILARLGAAVLDTDEVTRELQRPGRPVFRAIARRFGRGVLTPEGELDRRALARRVFADPRARRALEALVHPAVYAEVERWIRARRRERRAAAVIVPLLYETGRTKDWDAVWCVTAPKRSAMARLKRRGLTAAEAQARWAAQWPPSEKARRADVVIRNNRSLDELEKKVRALWNNRTREEP, from the coding sequence ATGTCGGATCGCTTCGGCAACAAGGGTTTCGCGCGGGCGGGGAAGCCGCCCCGTAAGACGTCGGCCCCGCAAGTCATCGGGCTGACCGGCGGGCTGGCCTGCGGCAAGAGCGAGGTCGGCCGGATCCTCGCGCGCCTGGGCGCGGCCGTGCTCGACACGGACGAGGTCACGCGCGAGCTGCAGCGGCCGGGCCGCCCGGTCTTCCGGGCGATCGCGCGCCGGTTCGGCCGGGGCGTGCTGACGCCGGAAGGAGAGCTGGATCGCCGGGCGCTGGCCCGGCGGGTGTTCGCGGACCCCCGGGCGCGGCGCGCGCTGGAGGCCCTCGTGCACCCGGCGGTGTACGCCGAGGTCGAGCGATGGATCCGCGCCCGCCGGCGGGAGCGCCGGGCGGCCGCGGTGATCGTCCCGCTCCTGTACGAGACGGGACGGACGAAGGATTGGGATGCCGTGTGGTGCGTGACCGCGCCGAAACGGTCCGCGATGGCCCGCCTGAAGCGGCGCGGCCTGACGGCCGCGGAGGCGCAGGCGCGCTGGGCGGCCCAGTGGCCGCCGTCGGAAAAGGCGCGCCGCGCGGACGTGGTGATTCGAAACAACCGAAGCCTGGACGAACTCGAAAAAAAGGTCCGGGCCCTATGGAACAACAGGACGAGAGAGGAGCCGTAA